The genomic stretch CAATGCATAGACTGCCGCCTCCACCGCCCGAGCAGCGGCCATGGCATTACGCTCAATGCAGGGAATCTGCACCAGTCCCTGGACGGGATCGCAGGTCAGGCCCAGGTGGTGCTCCAAGCCCATCTCCGCCGCGTATTCCACCTGTTTACGCGTCCCCCCGATCAGATGTGCCGCTGCGGCAGCTGCCATGGCACAGGCGGTACCGACCTCGCCCTGGCAGCCTACTTCGGCCCCGGAAACAGAAGCATTATGCCGTACCAGTATGCCGATAAGACCGGCTATGGCCAGAGCCCTGAATATGCGCTCCTCCGGCAGCTTGTGCGATTCGGCATAGAAGGCCAGTACCGCGGGAACAACCCCCGATGCTCCGCAGGTCGGCGCAGTCACAACCACGCCTCCGGCTGCGTTCTCCTCCGATACCGCCAGAGCATTGGCAAAAAGTCTGCCCAGATCCCGGGTTATGCCCCTGGTATCCCGTACCCTGGCCATATACTGGGAAGCTTTTCTGGGAAGCTTCAATCCGCCGGGCAGGGAGCCTTCGGCCAGAAGTCCCCGCTGTATACTCTGCGTCATGGCGGTCCAGACCTGTTTCAGGTGTTCCTCGAGCCCCGGTTCCCGCTGATATGCGTAGCTCCAGAGGGGGACTTCCTCGTGATTGCAGTATGCGAGAATAGATTGCAGGCTCTCGTGTTCGTAGGGACGCGGCGCCTCGGACAAGCCGGGATACAGAATACTCCCCCCTCCGACACTGTAGACTTCCCTGATTCCAGGAGAGTCCTTGCCGCTGCCATGGGCGGTCATGCGCATTCCGTTCGGGTGCCCGGGTAATTCTGTTTCCGGGTGCCACTGAAAGAAGCAGCGATCCCGGCCCAGGACATCGGAAATTGCCCTGTCAGTCAGGTGGCCCCGTCCAGTAGCGGCAAGGCTGCCGAAGAGCTCAATGGTAAACCGTTCTGCATTCGGGAAATCTATTAAAAATTGTTCAGCCGCAGCCGCGGGGCCCAGAGTGTGACTGGACGATGGACCGCGCCCGATTTTATAGAGATCGATGATCCCTTTCATTTCAGCCATAGTGACCTCACGATCAGAATTGTAAATCCATGATATTCTACCATAATAAATGATATTTACATGAATATTTTAAATTATAATTGACATTTTGCGCAATCTTACCCAGAATATTGGTAT from Marispirochaeta sp. encodes the following:
- a CDS encoding L-serine ammonia-lyase, yielding MAEMKGIIDLYKIGRGPSSSHTLGPAAAAEQFLIDFPNAERFTIELFGSLAATGRGHLTDRAISDVLGRDRCFFQWHPETELPGHPNGMRMTAHGSGKDSPGIREVYSVGGGSILYPGLSEAPRPYEHESLQSILAYCNHEEVPLWSYAYQREPGLEEHLKQVWTAMTQSIQRGLLAEGSLPGGLKLPRKASQYMARVRDTRGITRDLGRLFANALAVSEENAAGGVVVTAPTCGASGVVPAVLAFYAESHKLPEERIFRALAIAGLIGILVRHNASVSGAEVGCQGEVGTACAMAAAAAAHLIGGTRKQVEYAAEMGLEHHLGLTCDPVQGLVQIPCIERNAMAAARAVEAAVYALQSDGSHSVSFDQVVETMYRTGKDLGRDYRETSEGGLARTFRPFAGGTG